Within Hydra vulgaris chromosome 02, alternate assembly HydraT2T_AEP, the genomic segment TCTTCCAGCTTTCAACCCCAGTCACTTGTGGAAAGTAAAGTTATCAATACTATCAATGTTTGACTCCAAACATACGCCTGATACGCTACACGCTTCACACGCCTTACAATGATAAGGTGcagataatgaaaaaaatgcttcACTTACATTGGCACACATACATATTGGTAACCAGATGGTATATTGATAACCTTACTGGAAACACATTTACAGCAGCTTATAAACGAAAACcacttttgataaatattaaaaaaaaagtaatatcaGAGGCGATAAATCATATATTGATATATTGTATATTGGTAACCATATGGTTTATTGATAACCATACTGGAAACAACCTGGGTGCAAAAATTACAATCCTAGTGGCTTTTATCCTgaataatataagttaaacttgggtaattaaattgaaactgtttgtttagataaaaatttgaaaagctgTGGTTTATTTGGATCAACGCTATAAAAATCCTTCCATTTATAAGTTCTGGTACCTGAGACCCAACACGTACTCTGGCTTCAATTCCTTACTTTGCAGGTGTAGCAGATAACTTTATTGGCTGAGACCCAACACGTACTCTGGCTTCAATTCCTTACTTTGCAGGTGTAGAAGATAACTTTATTGGCTGAGATCCAACACGTACTCTGGCTTCAATTCCTTACTTTGCAGGTGTAGCTCTGTAACATATAAATGTCCCATACAAGATCTAGCCGTTGCATTTTAgctattgtttataattataattattattttaattaactttatttaattttaattaattttaaaaataaattttaattaacagtttacaattataattaataatacttgtATTAAAAAGGAAACATAAGTAAACTTTGTAGGAGTAAAACTAGATGAAAATTTACTATGATATTctcatataaatagtattgcaACAACACTCTCAACAAATATCGAAATGATGTTTAAGgctaaaccttttttaaatctagTATCACCGAAAATTGTATTTTGACTTTATTCACAGATATTTGTCTTACTGTAATATTGTGTGGACTAGTACTGGCTattttacggctacaactataataataataattcatcTTGTGATTATGTTAGTTATGCAATTTTCAACAAGGGATGCCTTACGCATCCCTTGTTGAAATTCTTCTACGAGCCAACATACATCCGGTACTGCAATCAATCAACGACGTTATGCGTGGTTGTCTTGTGTTAAACCAATAGCACTATTGGCTTTGCACAATTTTTTTGCCCGCCATGAATGCAACAAAAGCTGATCAACTATTCTGCAAAAGACACATTATTTCTCTAATGTGCACTGATAACCATCTGACATAAGAATTCGATAAAGTACAGACCCCATAAAGGTCAGGCCAGTTAAATAGTTTTAGCAATAAAATACGGTTGATCAAATGGGATAACAGGGATCTGTACagaattaaaatgataaatagttttttattgcaTCTATTGAGTGTTGGATCACGACAACACTTTTGAAAGACATCCTGAAATAGCGTCAACAACAAAACTATTGACAAACTTATTACTGAATTGCTAATGTTGTTGGTGTGATGACCATGAAAATCGTTCTACTAATTGCATACTGTCAGATGGTTCATTGCTAACGTGAACTGTCAAACAGTTTCAagcaaaaaatgtttctttttagaatttttaagaaTGTTCATATTATTGTTCTTTCAATGATGTAAGTGAAGCATTACATCATTGAaagaacattatagtttaattaaagttgataaataaaaaatgcaaaatagcgTTTTGGAACACATGTCAAATTAACGTGTAAATAACCGCATAAAATAAcgcttcaatttttatttaatgtttttttaactagatATTTCCTCTAATGAACATGTCTTCACCATTATGACAAATTTTCACCGTGCAATACCGACATtgattttttggtattttggcACACTCTGTCCCATTGTGCAGTGTGAAAAACGTTTGTATTAGAGACATCATAGAAACTTCAAATTCTAGATTAATGTGCTGatcatttttagtaataataagtatgaattatagaaataaaaagtatgaCTTTTTgctttaaacgtatttttagGCTCTCTGTACATAAAActcttttattatgtttttttgttttcgaaaAAAGAATCGATCTGAAAACTTAAGCATAAAATAACGTTTTTCTTAAGAGATTAAAAGCGTCTTAATCTCTTAagaaaaagatgtttatatGTAGTGATCGACCGAAACCGAAATTTGAGCCGAAACCGAAAGTACCGAAATTTCGGTTCAGTGAAGCCGTAGCCGAAACCAAAACTGAAATTTCGGCCGAAACCCATACCGAAATTTCGGCcgaaatttgaaaatgaatgtTTAAAATCCTTGAACCTTTTATGATCacagatttaaagcaaaaaaaaactattttacatatatCTAGCCAATCACCATGTAACATAGTTTGATAAAAACTCTGATATGTCAGGACATTTCAACAATTAAAGGTAATAATTGAAGTATTTTCTCTGcgaaatacatattttttcatgttttctggCAAAAGTCTGTTTCTTTCATTTGAAAGAATTTCTCTAGCAGTTAAAATCAACCTTTTAACTTCGGCAGATGTTGGTGGAGGTCTAAGGAATCTCTTTGCTACTTTTGCCAAACCTAACTTTgcttttaatgttgttttctaATACAAAtctatgaaactttttttttttgttatttaggtgtcCCAAGAAGACCTataggtcttgtcacagagcaccgcagaagtgcatttaaccaggaagttcacgcctccttcattaccgtgacgcaaaaatatATCCGAAGCTCGTTTTGagcctggatctcctgcttaaaaggcaagcgctctaaccactgcgccacggtcGCACAAGAAACTTCAGACCTTCTTTGAAGTTTGAATCAATTTTTGAGATTTAGATTGTGCGATCCACGAGATATTTTCAAATTGCAAGTTCCGTATTTGAAATCACTAACTGTCACGGTAAAATGATTCCATAAACCAGTTTTTTATCGATTATTTTCCATTGTAAAATTTGGCACTGAGAAACTTTTGATTAAACTATTGGTTTGGGTTGCTTTACTTAAATGTTAATTCATTTTAAGAATGATTTGAGAATAGTAACTTAAAACTATTATGTAACgtgatttcaattaaaatttttacaattgttataattaaaaattgatttactaACAAACGATTACAATTAGGAAACTGTCATGATCCCACtctatattaaaacttaaaaaaaatcttttaaaagtttcgGTTCATTTCGGTTACGGTTTGAACGAAATTTCGGCCGAaacaggaaaaataaaaaaattgttgaaacaGAAATTTAGGTTTCGGCCAAAACTTCGGCCGAAATTTCGGCCGAAGCCGAAAGTTTCCGTTCACTATTTGTATAGACtgagataaacatttttttcttaagagagtttgcttttaatttatatgtgtGTTTTATATagaacatttgttaaaaaataaataaacaaataacacaTCATAAAACAAAGtcttaaaatactttattattataaaacgattcaaacatttttaattattcaaacatttatattttgtaaaattggtTGTTGATTACACGAAAATGGAAAACTGTCCAAACCGATCGGTGACTGCATCCATTGAAGAAGATCTTgaatagttacaaaaaacacGTCGCTCATCTTTCGAACATCATTAATAAATCGCAtgacagctaaaaaaaaaaaaaaacgtttatattACTAAGCAAGtcttaaattttatcaattatttttttatgtaaactttagatCTCAAACACGATTTCCACGTACAGTCAATCTAAacctataaacaaatatttttcggttaaaaaatatgattttaccGTTTTTTCTGAACGGTTTGTTGTTAAACCAGATTGAATCTGTAAACATCGAAAATGGTTGTTTGTTGTCTTCGTAGTGAAGCTTAAAGTTTGCCATGATCATTTGATAGACACTTTCTTCATCGTCTAAGTCAAAACAATCACTCATTGTTGAGCCGAATTTCGTACCTAATACATCGCATTGCCAAGTTACAATGGGAACCTCCCACAAACCTGGGtagaaatctaaaaaacaacaCTAGTATCAATTTTcaacattaaaatacatatttaaaagagTGCAAACAGttgatcaaaaatatttaatcaactATAAGTTCgacgtttatttaaaataaatatgcataaacTAAAGATGAAACTCACTTTTTGGGCAGTTTTTCATGTAACAGTTTAGAGGTGGCAAATAGTCAAAAGTGTACGGCCACCATTTTACTCCAGGAAACGTTACCAACGAGCTGTCGTATAAAAAACCATTATCtgctaaaattttaaacgtAACTTCTGTGCTTTCAAGATACGGGTTTCTCCAGCCTTTTGTTATCACACCTACTTCAGATTGTATAGTTTTTAGTTGGCCAACAATTTCTGTCTCAAGCTCTTTAATGGAAgccttaaaaaagtaaaaaatgattcaaataGTTTTTTGGAAACTAAAAcacaaagttttgttttatataaatgcaaacaaaaacataaaaacaaatattatagcCTTAAAAACATACAGTTGCGCTCCACCACTCCGCGGGTAACCTTTGAGAAACTGAGTGATCAGCAATTTCATGgcctaaaaaaagttaatgaaccCATTACTTGTGACTGTTCAAAGCATAGTTGGTAACCAATTGAATTAGTTGTTACAGAAAAAAATctaagtttactttttaaattaaacaagtttatttttataacgcGCACAAAtcaaagatgttttaaaaaacatgttttaaaaatatacttatttaagaaaaagtttttattttagattttcctAATTCTTCTCTAAAAACGAAATAATCTgcaattatctttaataaattacCGCTCTCGtgtagttttttaactaaagtgtAATTGACATTTTCTCCGGATACAAAAAAAGTGGCTTTTATTGGGCATCCATTAAAGTCGGTTACACCTTCAAGCAAATCTGTGTGAAGTTGAAAATTTTCTGATGTAACGCTGTCACCCATGGTCAACAAGATAATTTGCggtgtgttatttttaaataaaccccAGGAATGTCAGTACCAGCGCATCTGCACGTTGGTAAACGACAAAGTAACGAATTGCACGCAgctaaacaacaaaaattgacatttaaatttttggCATTTCAGTCgaaaagttaaaagaataaaGATTTCAATATCAAGTTACCAGGCACACTTGTTGATGAAAGTTCTGCTTCTGCTACGTCTGTTGGTAAGATGTCGTTTGCTGCAGTTGACAATTCCACGGCCACTTGTGTTGTGACAGCGATTAGAACACGCGCCAAAATTGCTAGAACAAGCACTTTTCTTGACATCTAAAGTAAATATcgtataaaaaatgtatattcagtcataataattgtaatttagaagttttttaaacgcaaacacaatgataaaaaaaggtTCTTACCGTGATAACGTATTTAACTTATGTTTAACCAATAGATTATAACTTGAATCGTGTTTATCATCAACTTATAGGACTGAAACGGAAGCGTTTACTTCAtataaagttaacaaataaaGTAGTTGTTAAACGCGTACATCCAGAATGAATACCATACAGAGTCATTACTAACGGAACCATTTGTTTTTGAAgtacttaaatttaaacttgcaacaaaatatattagctgGTTTTTCcgatttaacttttaattttttttcaacaataattaGAAGAAGTAATTTACTGTTTAACACGTACACATAACGcaatacaaaattcaaaattgtaaaaatgtaacatggtttcaaaaaagtaataagaaaaagaaaacaaggtctaaaatgttaatgttttagAATATAAGGTTCTTACTCtttgaaatttaagtttttaatatgcCCCAGCCCTCACCTCAGAAGTGAGAAAAAAGTGAGTAGAAAGTTTTCTTCGAGAcatatttttgatgaatttcGGCAGATGGATAGAAGGtaggtataaaaataattagatatggtttaaaaaaaagcaacattccttcaatgataatttaatttgagAACATAATTTGAGAATATAAGGTTCTTACTCtttgaaatttaagtttttaatctgCCCCAGCCCCCACCTCAGAAGTGAGAAAAAAGTGAGTAGAAAGTTTTCTTCGAGAcatatttttgatgaatttcGGCAGATGGATAGAAGGtaggtataaaaataattaggtatggtttaaaaaaaagcaacattccttcaatgataatttaatttgagAACAGcaaggtattttttaaaatcaataaacccattataaaatctattaaatatacGAAAAAGTAATATGGAAAGATAACTAagcttttctactttttaaaaaacatcaatatctacatacattaacaaaaatgtttaataaaaacgtTAGAGCAGCATTATCTCAAAAACATACCTCAAACAACGTGGCacataaatttatgaaaaagttcGATTTTGTAAAACTCGATTTTTGCATCATTAACAGGTGCTTTCATTTTATCACAAGGTATAGCAACTTTatctgatgtttttttttttatatctaaccATTTTAAGATCTGAAAATTATGTAAACTAATTTTAAGACTTATGTAAATCTACAAACTAATAtcctaaatattattttttaacatgatTAGAATttcaagataaaatgttaaaaaatactttttgctaTATAAAATTTCGCGCTTGCAGTGGCAAAAAAAAAGTGGCGAACTTTTACTCAACAAAGCTGCTCAACTATTCAGCATACCCCTAGCAACTCTAGGTGTTTCAACGAAAATGGTGAAACAAAGGGCAATGGTTCAAAcacaagatctttttttttttctcctttatttttttaaattttttttgtttgtttatttcgccgttttataatatttacaattatataatgcaagtaaataaataaaaacacttgcaGGGCAAGTGGAAGACATTATTTtgtcttatcgccgagccccaaTCGTACGTAGTTacaataattgtatatatatgtatgccttattaatcatttattgaaaactatgaatgtaaaataaataaccattagtttaagaaatacttcaacaaaaatatttatgttacaagTTATAATCAAGTAAGcaagaaaaattgaaagaaaaaaataaaaaataaataaattaaagagcACGTATTTACAAGAGCCttggtatatatgtatactttacaacttattgaaaaatatataatttaaacatataacagTTTGTGGTTGGTTAAGGAAACGTTTTAAACAATATTCacgtaaaaatttatattcaagtaaagaacaaaaaattaagaataaaagaatactttatttatcaaaaccgtaaaatatatatatatatatatatatatatatatatatatatatatatatatatatatatatatatatatatatatatatatatatatatatatatgtgtgtgtgtgtgtgtgtgtgtgtgtgtgtgtgcgtgtgtatgtgtgtgtgtgtttgtgtataacttaaaacaaatttgtataaaagtaaaataattaacaactaattaaaaaaaattccagaatTCAGATAAGATTTCAACAATAACATTCATGATTAGAGGAAACACTATGGTGTTTAGAGGAAGATTAGAGAAGATTAGAGAAAACATTATGATGTAactaaattttaagaaaaaaaagttgatacatTCTGTAacatttagtttaataaaagcatttaaggTCATCCACAAATAAGGTCCACGGTATTGAATTGAAtatgtaatttgttttgaattatatttaggGACGATGtcgttattatttgaaaatattgtcgAGTATTTATGAACTACTTTGTCAAAATAGGACTGAAATACTTTAGGAGGTAGTCccatctttgttttttatacatgaacaaaaaaagttggtgaaaattgattttatagaCGTTTAATGCGCCAAGTATACGCAGAAAAGACTGGCGTGGTACAGTTTTATCAGTACCAAATAATATTCTGCATGGATGTTTTTTTGTactgtatgttttttttaattttgtatgatttgaacttgcccatgcaatattacaataaatcaaataacaatgaaagaaagaaaaacattaacttatttaaaaatttattgtttagaaaTGGTTTAGTCCTATATATCATGgcgatattttttgatatttttttctcaatactttttatatgtttactCCTTACTTTAACGTAAATCTAATATTACGCCGAAAAAGTTTactaaagtttttcttttaatgttgGGGTCATTGATTATTAGATTTGGCAGTTTAAtaggaatattttttaatttatttattttatggaataaaataaatttggttttatccacatttataaagtgtttataaaccactcattaacTTTACCCAACTGTTCGTTAGCTGTTTCTAAAAGTGATATAATATCTCCGCGGGAATAAAAAAGAGTGGAGTCATCTGCAAAAAGAATATAATCTTAGAAGTCTGTTGGTaagtttaaatcatttatatacacTAGGAATAATAAGAGTCCTAAAATAGAGCCCTGTGGAACCCCACAAGTTACAGCATATGGAATTGATTGTTTTTGCTCGTACtgtataaattgctttcaattgttcaaataacttttgaaacaaagtaagttataatttttactcCAAAgtactcaattttttttattatcatattgtggtttacagtatcaaaagcctttgacagatcaatgaaaactcctattGTAAAGTAGTTAGTACATAATACGTTAGTTATTTAATTGACTATTTCAACTACTGCATTTTCAGttgaacattttttgttttaaatacaacATATCATTTTATGGTAATAAAGGTAATAAAGAAAGATTAAAGAAGTGAAACTAAAGAGATTCGAttatatttaagattataaattaaattttacatgttGTTACATCATGGtcaaactaataattttacatCATTATTCTTGGATAAGTAATATTACTGAAGTCTGCAGGCAAAAGTCTTGAAacgtaatgtttttttatattttttcaaaataaaatgttttacattttaactattcatgtaaatcaaatataaacattgttaaTGCAAAAAAGTTAACTATGTGTATAAACTgagtataatttttgtataaaacttatataaaattatttaaaaccaaatattttctCAAAGTAGTAACGTTTGTAAAATGGGTATTGTTGATAAAAGTTAGTCGAATAGATAAttagatacttttaaaaatataaaacgaatATGAAAAACAAAGCAGTTCTTAAagtttaattcttattttatatacttattattttgttagtttaacGATAAGTCTTCATAGCGGTATTAATATGgcatttgtgtttttttgtgtatGCTGCAAGGtatggaaagttttttatagttaatttcgTATACTATTATGAATTTGCAATTCAATTAGTTTAAGATTAGGTTCATTCATAACTTTatcgtaattttttaaataagactCAAATGAAGTTGAATTCAGAGGAATTTTTGATGCCAAGTTTTGACTAGCATTGATAAAGAAACTGTTGATTTTTTTCAGCAATTAttgatttatcataaatatttttttcatcaactgtttttttttttgacaatattaaaaatatttgagtgTTTCtcgcataattatttttaccgATTACTTCTGTAAGAGGTCGTCCATAAAGAACTTCATTCATAATTTAATACCCAGAAGTAGAAGTTTATTAGCTCCCTTCCGCAGAGATTTTCATTCAACATAAGGCGCTATCTTACTCTTAAAGTCTCTGCgcacttttaaatatttccattGGCTTTGTCTAAGAGCTTTGAATAATTAAGCTTTTTAGAGTTTCTTTTCGTCTTTTCGaacattttaaatgtcatttcgtttttataagttttttttttttaagtattttatattttatctttcaatttttgttttctttttgaggATTTTAGTAGCCCGTCAGACATTTATAAAGTCAAAACTGGGTTTGTgtttacaatcatttttttcttcaggaAATGCTGTTTCATATTGCTTGTAGAATTGACTTAGAAATTGATCATATAAGTTGTTAGCATCGTTTGATTGCAATACCAGATTGTAATCAACGTtgtttctaaaaagtttttgaaacttttttacgGAGTTTTGATTGATCTGTCGCCTAAATACGGTAGTTTTAGAAGGATTGCTGTTGCTTGTTATGTTATTAGTAACTAAGAATGTTGGGAAATGATCTGATAAGTCAGTTTTGATTATACCCGTGTTAAGACGGTTATAACGAaagttattagttattatattatcaaaaagtgCAGAAGAGTTTGTCACTCTTGTTGGTTTGTTTATTGTTGGAATTaggttattttgaagaaaagtgtttataaaatttttaacattattatttgaagcatgtttttttaaacaatgtttagaTCCCCAACCAAACAGACATGATCTGGCgttttattgataattgttataaatgatttaagagagttttaaattttttgaaattacctGACGATGGTCTATACTTGCGTTTATAGttatgttttttgtgtttttatttattatttcaatgtaTAATGACTTACAATCTATTTCATTCACACAGAGATCGCTACGTAAGTTATAATTgagttgtgaataaaaatacttaCGCCCCCACCAACACCAAAATTAGTTCCAATTGCACATTAGTTTCACCGCAGTTATATCAAGTTTCCgaagacaaataattttaaagtcgTGCTTTAATTCATccaacaaaaacttaaatttttcaaaattttttttaaactttgagtattaatgtttaaaattgaaaaaaaagtttttttgtagcGATTGGAAAGGTTCAAAAACTGTATAGTATTGGTTTTCAATTATTTGTTGATCAAAGTCATTCTTGTCCCTGACAATgatacttttatcaaaaaatttaattattaggtTTTCGTCCATTTTTTTCGTTcaattgtttttctatttaaaaaaactaataaaagaaaataaaaaaagatgtttgtgTAAAcacaaaatagcaaataaaatatttaagaatatttaaaagaaaaaccaaTCAAACTTAATTCTTGCTTTCCTGGCGCGGTTTCTTTGATACCCAATCGCGTACGATTAGcttatcatataatatatattcaaattttccCAGCCACCTCTCAACTTTCATTTCTCTCAAATCTTTTCTTATTACGTTAGTTTCATAGCAAAGATCTtcattaatgtaaatgtaaGTCTTTAATTTAGcacttttatatattgatatttgacttttatatattgatttgttCTAAAATTCCTTCGTACTGAACTAATCTCCAAGGGATTTAGTGTTGCAACCGTTAATGATTATGCAAATAGAACTTTACTAAGTGTTAATAATTGTACAGAGAGTTTGTCATGATTGTTGTGTAATAATCATTACAATTTCTTCataaacatttcaattttatataaagttaaaccatttcttaatatcaagtctttaaaaaatacatatatttcatttattcatagttatcttttCTATTGCAATATTGTATGGGGAAGTACCAATTATAgaagcttaaaaaaatctatagcaaacaaaaacatgcacaTAGGATTATATTTGGCGCTAACAGAACTGGTTATGGTGAATCTCCTTTAAGGGAACTTAATGCactcaatgtttataaactttgaGTGCATTAACATATCTAAATCAAAACATGGTTTATCTTCTAATATATTTCACTCTTACTTCACCAAAATTACTCATAAATAcctcacaaaatttttaactgatgtttttgttgttccaagatcttatttaaaactcagttcatttcaaattcaataccgtggACCATTCACatggaaacatttttttgaaaaagttatcaaaaatgaaacttttctAAACTTCTCCCTGAACAATTCAATAGAAAATTTACACGttttcaattagaaaaaaacttcaattttaaaaacttcttttagtacctaaaataattaaactgaaAATCGCAAGTCacttatttttgtcttgatttGTGTCTTACTTActtcttataaaaatgaaagtagaataattaaatatattatatatataaatatataatttttaacttttatattgttACATAAACTGAAGGCGACAACATAAACGGGGCTCGGCGATTAGACAATATACGTCTTTTTCTTGCTCCGGGTATTTATTATACATGAACGATCTTTCTTatggtaaattttattaagtgaaagtaatatttttaactcaCTAAAAACCCTAGCAAACATTTGAAAACATGTCGAGGCCCCCAAAATTGTAGGACCCTAGGCTGCAGCCTAGTTGGCCTAGGCGTAAATCCGgctgtttaaaagaaaagtattattaaaatttaaaaatttaattcacaatttactatattttatgtttctgtACTTTATGCTgttaattcaaattttcaatatgaattttatatgtaagattatcatcaataaaaaacacttaagatttttgtaacattacctctttttattttaatactatcaataaaaagagattgacATGAAGGTAGTTAATTTTAATCCGGACGCGAGTAAAAGAGagtccaaatatttttttaatgttaaaaaatactttattagaTTTGGATCAGTAAGAAATCTTGTTTCAATCTAAGTTCATAAGTTGGAACAAAGCAGTGATGCTATTACGCAGTAATAATCGGTTTGTATTGTCTGCAAACATGATTGTATTTTATCTGGATATGCATATGCTAGATGAAGTttgttagtatatatatatatatatatatatatatatatatatatatatatatatatatatatatatatatatataaaagcagaGTTTTAAGAATAGATCCTTGTAGGATACCACAAGTAATTATTAACAAACTCATTTGGTGAAAAAGTTCCATTATATCAATTTGtatttaatagataaaaattattttttcttctggCTAACcactatttgaataaaattttaaaaggatcCTTTTTAGTTTACGTATTCAAACATTTCAGTCGCATTAGAATTTAAACAGATGAAAAAATGCAACACTTTTGTATTTTCAACATTACGTTATTAATTATGCGCATGACTTACtaaaaaacagtttgttttccaacaaatataacaaattgctaaatttttcaaattaaatcaaacttttcaaaaacattgCTTGTTATATGAACTGTGTGCTGTGTCAATAATAAAActgatactttttttta encodes:
- the LOC136075989 gene encoding chitin deacetylase 8-like, whose protein sequence is MGDSVTSENFQLHTDLLEGVTDFNGCPIKATFFVSGENVNYTLVKKLHESGHEIADHSVSQRLPAEWWSATASIKELETEIVGQLKTIQSEVGVITKGWRNPYLESTEVTFKILADNGFLYDSSLVTFPGVKWWPYTFDYLPPLNCYMKNCPKNFYPGLWEVPIVTWQCDVLGTKFGSTMSDCFDLDDEESVYQMIMANFKLHYEDNKQPFSMFTDSIWFNNKPFRKNAVMRFINDVRKMSDVFFVTIQDLLQWMQSPIGLDSFPFSCNQQPILQNINV